A section of the Virgibacillus sp. NKC19-3 genome encodes:
- a CDS encoding sulfite exporter TauE/SafE family protein encodes MVFIICILIGVLTAFLGSLMGLGGGMILIPSLLFFSSIMDSFAWATPQTIVGISLVTMIFTGLSSTIAYHKIGRLDYKTGLLFLSGSIPGSILGSWLNQFFNTDNFLLYFGLVMILMSFLFFVKPKPREQSVAIKGQMKREFHVNGVTSIYSVSIWLAFFISLFVGTLSGLFGIGGGAIMVPAMILLFGIPIHIATGISMFMILFVSIIGASTHIALGHIAWEYVFLFIPGAWIGAKLGVIVNQKLTGQALVWILRILLIFIGVRMIFQGLG; translated from the coding sequence TTGGTTTTTATCATATGTATTTTGATCGGCGTACTGACTGCCTTTTTAGGCAGTTTAATGGGGCTTGGTGGAGGAATGATCCTCATACCCAGTTTATTATTTTTTAGTAGTATAATGGATTCCTTTGCGTGGGCAACACCCCAAACTATTGTAGGTATCTCGCTGGTGACCATGATTTTTACAGGATTATCATCAACGATTGCTTATCATAAAATAGGGCGGTTAGATTATAAAACCGGTTTGTTATTTTTATCAGGTAGTATTCCAGGTAGTATATTGGGATCTTGGTTAAATCAATTTTTTAATACGGATAATTTTTTACTCTATTTCGGTTTGGTTATGATTCTGATGTCCTTCTTGTTTTTTGTAAAACCGAAGCCAAGGGAACAATCTGTTGCGATTAAGGGACAAATGAAAAGAGAATTTCATGTGAATGGCGTAACTTCCATATACAGTGTCTCTATCTGGCTTGCTTTCTTCATATCGTTATTTGTTGGTACATTATCAGGGTTATTTGGAATTGGTGGCGGAGCAATTATGGTGCCTGCTATGATATTACTATTTGGAATACCAATACATATTGCGACAGGGATTTCCATGTTTATGATTCTATTTGTAAGTATTATAGGTGCCAGTACACATATTGCGCTTGGTCACATTGCCTGGGAATATGTTTTCCTTTTTATTCCTGGTGCATGGATTGGGGCTAAACTTGGTGTGATTGTAAATCAAAAACTGACAGGACAGGCGCTTGTATGGATATTACGTATTTTATTGATTTTTATCGGAGTACGAATGATTTTTCAAGGTCTAGGTTGA